The following coding sequences are from one Microtus pennsylvanicus isolate mMicPen1 chromosome 1, mMicPen1.hap1, whole genome shotgun sequence window:
- the Krtap26-1 gene encoding LOW QUALITY PROTEIN: keratin-associated protein 26-1 (The sequence of the model RefSeq protein was modified relative to this genomic sequence to represent the inferred CDS: substituted 1 base at 1 genomic stop codon), which translates to MSSRNNCSGNCSSGSLRNSCHLPAVPSSFALCSSNMGCGEVFCIPSNCQDHTWFMNNCPETFGERSGGQPASHEANNYENTCCSSGCYVPRPCQGSGYFPASSVISGVCHPASCRPVSIVSSSYRPVSPFINCQPVGCGSGSYRPLPCVSNSCRPVGIVPYGCRPSGCTGYGPQTIHIVSHSCRPLQPVSGGCQPVTPVFGTCRPSCSAQXGQPPPVSREQQ; encoded by the coding sequence ATGTCTAGCCGTAACAACTGCTCTGGAAACTGCAGCTCAGGATCGCTCAGAAACTCCTGCCATCTCCCAGCTGTACCTTCTTCCTTTGCCCTGTGTTCTTCAAACATGGGCTGTGGAGAGGTCTTCTGCATACCCAGCAACTGTCAGGATCATACCTGGTTCATGAACAACTGCCCGGAGACCTTTGGAGAACGCTCCggaggccagccagccagccatgaaGCCAACAACTATGAAAACACCTGTTGCTCTTCTGGATGCTATGTTCCCAGACCCTGTCAGGGCTCTGGCTATTTTCCAGCTTCATCTGTCATCTCTGGTGTCTGCCACCCAGCATCCTGTAGGCCTGTGAGCATTGTGTCTAGCAGCTACCGGCCAGTGAGTCCCTTCATCAACTGCCAGCCTGTGGGCTGTGGGTCTGGCAGCTACCGCCCACTCCCTTGTGTATCCAACAGCTGCCGACCTGTGGGCATTGTCCCTTATGGATGCAGGCCTTCAGGTTGTACCGGGTATGGCCCACAAACCATTCACATTGTGTCGCATAGCTGCAGACCTCTGCAGCCTGTCTCTGGTGGTTGCCAACCAGTGACCCCCGTCTTCGGCACCTGTCGTCCATCCTGCTCTGCACAATGAGGGCAGCCGCCTCCTGTTTCTAGGGAACAACAGTAG
- the Krtap27-1 gene encoding keratin-associated protein 27-1 produces MPHSCCHSCGSLGNAPSLSAITHDSNPKSFEDGIFLPSSFHGRTWLLDNTQETYSETSTHQMVPCEQHQSEVDPCVQSSWISGANQTTWSNSKTCERTTCHSGVSSAVPECASQPSQSRNCQQMGFRVQSYQPASYMAKCCPLKSTVSESCQTLEFEVTQCCSQASVSSSCNSSSNVVSETKLMESSSTYEPACCVTGGSQLPSK; encoded by the coding sequence ATGCCTCATAGCTGCTGCCACTCATGCGGGAGCTTGGGTAATGCCCCATCACTCTCTGCCATCACACACGACTCTAATCCTAAAAGCTTTGAAGATGGCATTTTCTTACCCAGCAGTTTTCACGGCAGAACCTGGCTCCTAGACAACACTCAAGAAACCTACAGTGAAACATCCACTCACCAAATGGTCCCTTGTGAACAGCACCAGAGCGAAGTGGACCCGTGTGTGCAAAGTTCCTGGATCTCCGGAGCCAACCAAACAACTTGGTCCAACTCCAAGACCTGTGAAAGAACAACATGCCATTCAGGAGTCTCCTCAGCTGTGCCAGAGTGTGCTTCCCAGCCTTCCCAGTCAAGAAATTGTCAGCAAATGGGTTTTAGAGTCCAGAGCTATCAACCTGCAAGTTACATGGCCAAGTGTTGCCCACTAAAGTCTACAGTGTCTGAGAGCTGCCAAACCTTGGAGTTTGAAGTCACCCAATGCTGCTCTCAGGCTTCTGTGTCCAGTTCCTGTAACTCCTCGAGCAATGTTGTCTCTGAGACCAAGCTTATGGAATCTTCTAGCACTTATGAGCCAGCATGCTGTGTGACAGGCGGTTCACAATTGCCTAGTAAGTGA